The following are encoded together in the Parabacteroides chongii genome:
- a CDS encoding AAA domain-containing protein gives MTTTPIISPIADLQRQLDLLQMEYEYEKETYRQQSERIGIHRKIQQGLCWYPVISGKSYYNSLNQLVIEVERRDDKEIEHNFEYGRPVCFFTTNGTGNPRYFNFSGIISYVQEDRMVVILPTPSALFDLQAADSSLGVQLYFDETSYKTMFQALSNVMKAKNNRLADLRDILIGKAPAGRRSLFPIRFPWLNTTQEEAVNHVLAAKDVSIVHGPPGTGKTTTLVEAIYETLHRENQVLVCAQSNTAVDWISEKLVDRGINVLRIGNPTRVNDKMLSFTYERRFESHPDYTELWGIRKAIREIQSSLRKKNHSEKETARNRLSRLRFRATELEVKIDSELFGEARVVACTLVGSANRVLTNRNFTSLFIDEAAQALEAACWIAIGKADRVILAGDHHQLPPTIKCIEASRGGLDRTLMQKVAGNKPDTVSLLKIQYRMHDDIMRFPSHWFYQDELQAAPEVKNRGILAYDTPVVWYDTADCDFEEDQLSESLSRINKQEAVLLVEQLQNYIEKISKERVLDESIDFGLISPYKSQVQYIRGLIKRNAFFKPFRKLITVHTVDGFQGQERDVIMISLVRANEQGNIGFLNDLRRMNVAITRARMKLIILGDASTLTKHAFYRELYKYIIANGLVIKQNIK, from the coding sequence ATGACGACAACCCCTATAATCTCTCCGATCGCGGATCTGCAACGCCAATTGGATCTTCTCCAAATGGAATACGAATATGAAAAGGAAACTTACCGGCAACAATCTGAACGGATCGGTATACACCGAAAAATACAACAGGGACTTTGCTGGTATCCTGTCATTTCCGGTAAAAGCTATTACAATTCGCTGAATCAGTTGGTTATAGAGGTAGAACGCAGGGATGATAAAGAGATAGAACATAATTTCGAGTATGGTCGTCCGGTATGCTTTTTCACGACGAACGGGACAGGGAATCCACGTTATTTCAATTTCTCAGGTATTATCAGCTATGTACAGGAAGACCGGATGGTCGTTATCTTGCCGACACCTTCTGCATTATTCGATTTGCAGGCGGCAGACAGTTCATTAGGTGTCCAGCTTTATTTTGATGAGACAAGCTATAAAACGATGTTCCAGGCATTATCCAATGTAATGAAAGCCAAAAACAACCGCCTGGCTGATTTACGGGATATACTGATCGGCAAGGCACCAGCCGGACGCCGCAGCCTGTTTCCAATCCGCTTTCCCTGGCTGAACACCACCCAGGAAGAAGCAGTCAACCACGTATTGGCAGCCAAAGACGTTTCGATCGTACACGGTCCTCCCGGAACAGGAAAAACGACCACACTCGTGGAGGCTATTTATGAAACATTGCATCGTGAGAACCAGGTATTGGTTTGTGCACAAAGCAATACGGCAGTCGACTGGATCTCGGAAAAGCTGGTCGACCGAGGTATCAATGTGCTCCGAATAGGTAATCCTACCCGGGTAAACGACAAGATGCTCTCGTTTACCTACGAACGCCGTTTCGAATCACATCCCGACTATACCGAACTGTGGGGCATACGCAAAGCCATCCGCGAAATACAATCGTCACTACGTAAAAAGAATCATAGCGAAAAGGAAACAGCCCGCAACCGGCTTTCCCGACTTCGCTTCAGAGCGACAGAGCTGGAGGTTAAAATCGACTCGGAACTGTTCGGCGAAGCCCGTGTCGTAGCCTGTACGCTGGTCGGTTCCGCCAACCGGGTACTGACCAACCGCAATTTCACCTCACTGTTCATCGACGAAGCTGCACAGGCACTCGAAGCTGCTTGCTGGATCGCTATCGGTAAAGCCGACCGGGTCATCCTTGCCGGCGACCATCATCAGTTACCTCCTACAATTAAATGTATAGAGGCTTCACGCGGAGGACTGGATCGTACCCTGATGCAGAAAGTAGCCGGCAACAAACCGGATACGGTCTCTCTGCTGAAAATACAATACCGCATGCACGACGATATCATGCGTTTCCCTTCCCACTGGTTTTATCAGGATGAATTACAGGCTGCTCCGGAAGTAAAGAATCGGGGAATACTGGCCTACGACACACCGGTTGTATGGTACGACACGGCTGACTGCGATTTTGAAGAAGACCAGTTATCCGAAAGCCTGAGCCGCATCAATAAACAGGAAGCGGTATTACTGGTAGAACAGCTGCAAAACTATATCGAAAAGATCAGCAAAGAACGCGTACTGGATGAAAGTATCGACTTCGGACTGATCTCCCCTTATAAATCACAGGTACAGTATATCCGCGGCCTGATCAAACGGAATGCTTTTTTCAAACCGTTCCGCAAACTGATTACAGTCCATACGGTAGACGGTTTTCAGGGACAGGAACGGGATGTGATCATGATCAGCCTGGTACGTGCCAACGAGCAGGGAAACATCGGTTTCCTGAACGACCTCCGGCGTATGAACGTCGCGATTACAAGAGCTCGCATGAAACTGATTATCCTGGGAGATGCCTCTACCCTGACAAAGCATGCCTTTTATAGAGAATTATACAAATATATCATAGCAAACGGTCTTGTGATAAAACAAAATATAAAATGA
- a CDS encoding glycine zipper family protein has protein sequence MKKGFLIGMIFLLVLPGCGSMRNMSSEDRAGFGAQVGSFIGWMFGGLIGEAIDDDRGGEIGSFIGTAVGGIAGASIAANTGETYVERSRPAKYTPSSHMLLPDLRIEDILLEEDSLTYNQKIDAGETCRISFVIINNSFQEAVNVLPIVKIREGQHLEISDPVRIARVSKDKPVTYEVTVHASQELQTGEAVFSVRLEEGRGNGTEEETFTVETVGVD, from the coding sequence ATGAAAAAAGGATTTCTCATCGGGATGATTTTTTTGTTGGTACTGCCTGGTTGCGGGTCTATGAGGAATATGAGTTCGGAAGACAGGGCTGGTTTCGGTGCACAGGTCGGTTCTTTTATCGGCTGGATGTTTGGCGGGTTGATCGGAGAGGCAATCGATGATGATCGGGGAGGTGAAATCGGTTCGTTCATCGGTACGGCAGTCGGGGGGATTGCCGGAGCATCTATTGCTGCCAATACGGGTGAAACATATGTAGAGCGGAGTAGACCGGCAAAATATACACCTTCTTCCCATATGCTTCTTCCCGACCTCCGGATTGAAGATATTTTGCTGGAAGAGGATAGTCTTACCTATAATCAAAAGATCGATGCCGGGGAAACTTGCCGTATCTCTTTCGTGATCATAAATAATAGTTTTCAGGAAGCAGTAAATGTACTTCCTATAGTGAAAATCAGAGAGGGGCAACATTTGGAAATATCCGATCCAGTCCGGATAGCCAGGGTTTCAAAAGATAAGCCTGTAACATATGAAGTGACAGTACATGCTTCGCAAGAGTTACAAACGGGTGAAGCTGTTTTCAGTGTACGGCTGGAAGAGGGGCGAGGCAATGGGACGGAAGAAGAAACCTTTACGGTCGAAACGGTTGGTGTAGATTAA
- a CDS encoding serine dehydratase subunit alpha family protein has product MDNTTKSQIISLIHQEVIPAIGCTEPVAVALAAAKATEVLGHCPEKIEVLLSANILKNAMGVGIPGTGMVGLPIAVALGTLIGKSAYELEVLRDITPEALEAGKAMIDNKIIHIALKENVDKLYIEVICTAGEEASKVIICHEHTHIIYVEKNGVVLTDLRKDISCDAVCHEEELKLSFSTVYEFAMEMPLDEIRFILETADLNKKAAQASIKGHYGHTVSKTVSGEYGRKYMGDSAYTHMLTMTAAACDARMDGAMIPVMSNSGSGNQGIAATLPVLSFAEDINCSEEQLIRALTLSHLMVIYIKQSLGRLSALCGCVVAATGSSCGITYLMGGSKTQISYAIKNMIGNITGMICDGAKPSCALKVSSGVSTAMISALMAMENKVVTPVEGIIDEDVDKSISNLTAIGSRGMEETDKLVLDIMTGKSC; this is encoded by the coding sequence ATGGATAATACGACAAAATCACAGATAATATCCCTTATACATCAGGAGGTAATTCCTGCTATCGGTTGTACGGAGCCTGTTGCTGTAGCGTTGGCTGCTGCTAAAGCTACCGAAGTTTTAGGACACTGTCCCGAAAAGATCGAAGTGTTACTGAGTGCAAACATTCTGAAAAATGCTATGGGAGTGGGAATTCCCGGAACCGGAATGGTTGGATTGCCTATTGCTGTCGCTTTGGGTACGCTGATCGGAAAGTCGGCTTATGAGCTGGAAGTCCTGCGGGATATAACCCCGGAGGCGTTGGAAGCCGGGAAAGCTATGATTGACAATAAGATTATCCATATCGCTCTAAAAGAAAATGTAGATAAATTATATATAGAAGTAATTTGTACTGCCGGGGAGGAAGCATCCAAGGTCATCATTTGCCACGAGCATACACATATAATATATGTAGAGAAAAACGGAGTGGTGCTGACGGATCTGCGAAAAGATATATCCTGCGACGCTGTATGCCATGAAGAAGAACTGAAATTATCCTTCTCTACCGTTTACGAGTTTGCAATGGAAATGCCGCTCGACGAAATACGTTTTATCCTTGAAACAGCCGACCTGAATAAGAAAGCAGCACAGGCTTCTATAAAAGGTCATTACGGTCATACCGTCAGTAAAACTGTATCCGGAGAATACGGACGGAAATATATGGGTGATTCAGCCTATACACATATGTTGACAATGACGGCTGCTGCCTGCGATGCTCGTATGGACGGAGCGATGATTCCGGTTATGAGTAACTCCGGTAGTGGAAACCAGGGTATTGCGGCTACATTACCGGTTTTATCTTTTGCTGAAGATATCAATTGTTCGGAAGAGCAGTTGATACGTGCCCTGACACTTAGCCATCTGATGGTTATTTATATTAAGCAGAGTCTTGGACGGTTGTCTGCCCTTTGCGGTTGTGTGGTTGCGGCTACCGGTTCCAGTTGTGGTATTACTTACCTGATGGGCGGTAGTAAGACACAGATCTCGTATGCTATCAAGAATATGATCGGAAATATTACGGGGATGATTTGTGACGGGGCTAAGCCCAGTTGTGCATTGAAAGTATCGAGTGGTGTTTCTACGGCTATGATCTCTGCGTTGATGGCAATGGAAAATAAGGTTGTAACCCCTGTTGAAGGTATTATCGACGAAGATGTGGATAAATCTATCTCGAACCTGACAGCAATAGGCTCCCGTGGAATGGAAGAAACAGATAAATTGGTATTAGATATTATGACAGGCAAGTCTTGCTAA